From Sphingobacteriaceae bacterium:
GGCCTCTCGCCGGTGCCCTATTTGATCATGGTCGTCTTTGCCACCAACATCGGCAGCAGCGCGACCGTCGTGGGCAACCCCATCGGCGTCCTCATCGCGCTGCGGGCCGGCTTGACCTTCCCCGACTTCCTCCGCTGGGCGACGCCCATTTCCATCATCGCCCTCGTCGTCACTATCGTGCTGTCCTTCTGGTACTTCCGCAAGCCCATGGCCGATTTGCAGGCGGCCATTGAGAAGCGGGCGCAAGGCCACGACGACCCCGGGGAGACCGGCGGCATCCTGGTCCCCTCCCTTTTGTTTGTGGGCACCATTGCGGGGCTGTTGCTCCACAAGAACATCGAAGCGTGGCTGGGCCTGGAACAGAACATCATGTTGATCGGCGTGGCCATGCTGTCCGCGGGCATCGTCCTCTTTATCGAACGGCGGCGCGCTAAGGTCCTCGTGGAAACCCGGGTGGACTGGTGGACGCTGCTGTTCTTTATGCTGCTGTTTGCCTCCGCGGGCACCCTGCGCTACGTGGGCGTCACCGAGCATATCGCCCAGGGCATGATTAACGCCACTGCAGGCAATCTGACTGCGCTGTTCCTCCTGATCACCTGGAGCATCGGGATCCTCACCGCCCTCATGGACAACGTGCTGGCGGTGGCCAGCTTCATCCCCATCGTGGGCGATCTGGCCGACGTGGGCGTGCAGGTGGCCCCGCTGTGGTGGGGCATGCTCATGGGCGGCACCATTTTGGGCAACTTGACCTTCATCGGCTCCACCGCGAACATCGTGGCCCTGGGGATGCTGGAACGCCAGGAGGGCCGGGGCGTCACCTTTATGGAGTGGTTTTGGCCGGGGCTCGCCACCAGCGTCCCGTCCTTGCTGGTGGCCACCTTGCTTCTTTACGTGCAAATCCCGCTCATGCTGCGGTGAATGTCCGCCCGCGGCTGGCCGCGGGCGGCTGGTCTCCAGAACGCGCCAAGGACCGGCTGCGCCGCAGCCGGTCCTTGGCGCGTTCTGGCATCCGTAGGTTCCGGGCCCCCCGGGGCGGTTCCGAGAACCGGCGGCGTTAAAGCCGGGATCCGCCCTCGTGGAGGCGCAGGACGTTGGCCGCCTGGGGCCCCCGGGCGCCCTGAACGATTTCAAACTCCACCTCTTCGCCCTGCTCCAGCGTCTTAAACCCTTCCTGCTGGATGGCGCTGTAGTGAACGAATACGTCCTCGCCGCCCTCCCGCTCGATGAAACCGTACCCCTTCTCGTTGCTGAACCACTTCACGCGACCGCGTTCCATAAAACCGCCATGCCTCCCACTGCAGTGTTCCCGACGGGCGGGCAGGCGAACCACGTTGCATGCCGGCACCCATCTGGCAACAGTCTACCAGACCGGACGCTGGCCTGCAAGATGTTTTCAGAGAATTAACCAATGATTGGTTCTATGCCGCGCAGCCCAGCGCCGTTGTGCCCGCCCCACCGTGTGGGCCTCGGACCGCCGGGGAGGTGCGGCGGTGCTACGCCGGGGGGCGCGCGAGCTCCGCCAAGGCCCGGTCCACGTGGTGACAGGCAGCCCAGTGGCCGGGACGATGCTCTGCCAAGGGGGGCGCTTCCGCCCGGCACCGGTCGGTGGCCAAGGGGCAGCGGGGGTGCAGCCGGCAGCCCGACGGGGGGTTGGCTGGGTTGGGGATCTCGCCTTTGAGGCCTGTGTAGATGCGCTTCCGGCGGGGGTCCGTGGAAAGGACGGCCTGCATGAGGGCTTGGGTATAGGGATGAAGGGGTGTCCGCACCAACCGGTCGGAACTCGCGTGCTCGACGATCTGCCCCAGGTACATGACGGCCACCCGGTCGCAAAAGTGCCGGGCCAGGGCCAAGTCATGGGTGATAAACAGTAGGCCAAGGCCCCGCTCCCGCACTAGGCGCATCAGGATCTTGAGGATGCCGCCTCGGATGGACACGTCCAGCATGGAGACGGGCTCATCGGCCACCACAAAGTCGGGGTCTAGCACCAGGGCTCGAGCGATGGCCACCCGCTGCCGCTGGCCACCGGACAGCTCCTTGGGATAGCGATGCATGAACTCTTCCGCCGGCACCAGTTCCACATCGGCCAGGGCCCGGGCCACCCGAGCTTCCCTTTCCTCCCGGCTCTTGGCCAGCCCCTGGATGCGCAGGGGCTCCGCCACGATGCTGAACACGTCCAGGTTGGGGTTCATGGAATCATAGGGGTCTTGAAACACAATCTGCATGCGCCGGCGCAGTTGCGTCATGGCGGCCGGCGGCAACAGTGTAATGTCCTGGCCGTCAAAGAGGATCTGGCCGCTGGTGGGCTCCTCCAGCCGCAAGAGCAGCCGGCCCGTGGTGGTCTTGCCGCAGCCCGACTCCCCCACAAGGCCGAGGATCTCCCCCCGGCGCACGAAAAAGCTGACCCCGTCCACCGCCCGCACGGCCGGCCGCTCCTTGCGCACCAGTTGCCCGAGGCTGCGGCGCAGGGGAAAGTGTTTCACCAAGTCGCGGGCTTCCAGGAGGATGTCGGTTCCTGTCGTCGTCATGCAAACTTCACCTCGGCCACTTCCCCGTGGGGCGACACCTGGTGGCAGGCGACGCGATGGCCAACCCTTCCCTTTTCCACCAATTCCGGTTCCACCTGCCGGCACTGCTGGTCCGCCAGCGGGCAGCGGGGGTGGAACCGGCAGCCGCTGGGCGGATCCAGCAAGTTGGGCGGTGTGCCCGGGATGGACACGATGGGGGCCCGCTCCGCGTGGATGTCAGGGAAGGCCTGCACCAGCCCTTGGGTGTAGGGGTGCTTGGGCCGCAGGAAAATTTCCTCCACCGGCCCGTACTCCACGATCTTGCCCGCATACATGACCGCCACCTCATCGCAGGTCTGGGCCACCACCGACAAGTCGTGGCTGACCAGGATCATGGACAGCCCCAGCTGCTCCCGCAGTTCCGCAATGGCTTGCAGCACCTGGGCCTGCACCATCACATCCAAGGCGGTGGTGGGCTCATCGGCGATGATGACCTGTGGATTGCAGGCCAGGGCCATGGCAATGACGGCCCGCTGCTTCATGCCGCCGCTGAATTCGTGGGGGTAATGGTCGTATCGGGCAGGATTAATGCCCACCATCTCCAAGAGGGCCTTGGCCCGCTGCACTGCTTCCTCCCTGCTGACGGGCTCATGGGCCAAGATGGCCTCGGCGATCTGGCTGCCCACGGTCAAGACGGGATTGAGGGCATTCATCGCCCCCTGAAAGACCATCGCGATCTGGGTCCAGCGAACACTCTTTCTAAAGGTCTCGTCATCCAAGGTGAGCAGCTCCTGGCCTCCCAGGCGGATGGAGCCCCCCACCACTTCCCCGTTGGGGGGCAAAAGGCGCAGGAGGGTCAGGCCGAGGCTGGACTTTCCGCAGCCCGACTCGCCCACAATCCCCAACGCCCGCCCCGACGCCAGGACGAAGCTCACGTCGTCCACCGCCCGCACATGGCCCTGGCGGGTCCGGTAATACATTTTCAGGTTGCTGACTGCCAGTTCCGCCACGGAGCCCCCCTACCTCTCGTTGCTCCTGCGGTTGAGGATGTCGTCCAGGGTGTTGCCGATGAACACAAAGGCCATGGCCAAGACGGTCAAGGCCAGGCCCGGCGGTAAAATCCACCACCAAGCCATTTCGCCGAAGGCGCCAAAGCCCCGGGCGTTTTGCAGCATGCGGCCCCACGTGGGCACCCGGGGATCCCCAAACCCGAGAAAGCTCAAGGTGGCCTCGCTCACGATGCCGCCGGGCACCAGGAGCACCAGCGAGGCAAAGACGAGCCCCAGCACGTTGGGCAAAATGTGGGTCACCATGATGTAGCCGGGGCGGGCCCCCGCAGCCCGGGCAGCTTCCACAAAGGACCGTTCCCGCAAGGTCAAGGTCTGGGACCGCACCAGGCGCGCGACGCTCATCCACGAGAACAGGGCGATGAGAAAGATCAGGTTCCACAAGCTCTTGCCCATGACGCCCACCATGAC
This genomic window contains:
- a CDS encoding SLC13 family permease; the protein is MNKAIGYVLLVGSVAGLTSLTGFTGQQVLATTIFAGFIFGTLLFWEFRVAFALTGIALLFASGMLDVEHFIEFASLDVILFLVGMMIVIGYLEEKDFFTRALNRVLPTISRGAVTLMVALMGLSFLSAALVDEVTSILFMAAITMRIARHYGLSPVPYLIMVVFATNIGSSATVVGNPIGVLIALRAGLTFPDFLRWATPISIIALVVTIVLSFWYFRKPMADLQAAIEKRAQGHDDPGETGGILVPSLLFVGTIAGLLLHKNIEAWLGLEQNIMLIGVAMLSAGIVLFIERRRAKVLVETRVDWWTLLFFMLLFASAGTLRYVGVTEHIAQGMINATAGNLTALFLLITWSIGILTALMDNVLAVASFIPIVGDLADVGVQVAPLWWGMLMGGTILGNLTFIGSTANIVALGMLERQEGRGVTFMEWFWPGLATSVPSLLVATLLLYVQIPLMLR
- a CDS encoding cold-shock protein, producing the protein MERGRVKWFSNEKGYGFIEREGGEDVFVHYSAIQQEGFKTLEQGEEVEFEIVQGARGPQAANVLRLHEGGSRL
- a CDS encoding ABC transporter ATP-binding protein, giving the protein MTTTGTDILLEARDLVKHFPLRRSLGQLVRKERPAVRAVDGVSFFVRRGEILGLVGESGCGKTTTGRLLLRLEEPTSGQILFDGQDITLLPPAAMTQLRRRMQIVFQDPYDSMNPNLDVFSIVAEPLRIQGLAKSREEREARVARALADVELVPAEEFMHRYPKELSGGQRQRVAIARALVLDPDFVVADEPVSMLDVSIRGGILKILMRLVRERGLGLLFITHDLALARHFCDRVAVMYLGQIVEHASSDRLVRTPLHPYTQALMQAVLSTDPRRKRIYTGLKGEIPNPANPPSGCRLHPRCPLATDRCRAEAPPLAEHRPGHWAACHHVDRALAELARPPA
- a CDS encoding ABC transporter ATP-binding protein, with translation MAELAVSNLKMYYRTRQGHVRAVDDVSFVLASGRALGIVGESGCGKSSLGLTLLRLLPPNGEVVGGSIRLGGQELLTLDDETFRKSVRWTQIAMVFQGAMNALNPVLTVGSQIAEAILAHEPVSREEAVQRAKALLEMVGINPARYDHYPHEFSGGMKQRAVIAMALACNPQVIIADEPTTALDVMVQAQVLQAIAELREQLGLSMILVSHDLSVVAQTCDEVAVMYAGKIVEYGPVEEIFLRPKHPYTQGLVQAFPDIHAERAPIVSIPGTPPNLLDPPSGCRFHPRCPLADQQCRQVEPELVEKGRVGHRVACHQVSPHGEVAEVKFA